The genomic segment ACGGCATCCTCACCCTCTGGTCAGACGTCTCGAACGCCGGCGGAGCCGTGGGCTTCGTCCCCCCGGTCACCCCGGAAGTCATCCGCCCAGAACTCCTGAAACACCTGGTCGCCATGGCGGAAGGCAGGCACCGCCTCCTCCTCGGCCTCGACTCCACCGGCACCCCCGCCGCCACCGCGTTCTTCAGCTTCAACACCCACCGTCTGATGACCCACTGGGTCTGGCTGTACACGGTGATGGTCCACCCCGCCCACCAGGGCAAGGGCTACGGCCACGCCCTCATGCGGGCGGCCGAGACCACGGCCCGGGACTTCGACGGCATAGACGCCATCCGCCTGTCCTGCCGGGGCGGCCTCGGCCTGGAACGCTTCTACGCCTCCTGCGGCTACAAGGAGGTCGGCCGGGTCCCCGGCGCCATCCGCGTCGCCCCCGACGACCACCGCGACGACATCACGATGCTCCTGCCCCTGACCTGAGGCCCAGGGCCTCGGGGGCCCGGGGGCCCGACACCCCCCTGCAAGATCGCACGCCGACCGTGCTTCACTGGACGATGCCCTTCGGCAACGTTCGGAACGGAAACGGAAGAGTGGATTGAGATGCTCCGCTACACACTGATGCGCCTCGGTATCTTCGTGGGCTGCTTCGTGGTCGTCTGGGCCCTCGTCTACTCCGGCATCGCCCCGCGCGGCCTCGGCGCCTCCAACGGCATGTGGGTGGTCGTCCTCGCCCTTCTGGTCTCCGCGCCGATCAGCTTCGTCGCCCTGCGCAAGGAGCGCGACCGGGCCTCCGTCCGGATCGCCCCCCACCTCGACCGCTCCATCGACCGCGTCAAGTCCAACCTCGCCGCCAACCGCAGCCAGGAGGACGAGGCCGACGACGAAGCGAGGACGCGGACCCCGGAGACGGCCGAGGACGCGAAGTCCGACGAAGCGACGAAGTCCGACGGGGCGACGAAGGCCGGCGAAGCGACGAAGTCCGGCGAAGCGGTGAAGAGCGACGAAGCGGTGAAGAGCGACGAAGCCGTGAAGACCGCCCAGCCCGCGTCGGGCAAGGCTTCGTAGGTCCGTTCGCCGGCCCGCGGGGAAGATCACCCGCCCGACGCCCAGGTCCGTACCCGCCGTCGGAACCGTACGCTTGCCCGCATGGGTGCTGTGAAGAGCAAACGGATGCCCCGCGCGGTGCGGGAACAGCAGATGCTGGACGCGGCGGTGCGGACCTTCGGGCAGCATGGCTACCGGGCCGCGTCGATGGACGAGATCGCCGAACTGGCGGGCGTGTCCAAGCCGTTGGTGTACCTGTACCTGAACTCCAAGGAAGACCTCTTCACGGCCTGCATCCGCCGCGAGGCCAAGGCCCTCACCACCGCCGTACGCGCGGGAGTGAACCCCGAGCTGCCCGCCGACCGCCAACTCTGGGAAGGGCTGCTGGCGTTCTTCACGCACACCGCGCACAACCCGGACGCCTGGGCCGTACTGCACCTCCAGGCCCGTACGCACGGCGAACCGTTCGCCGCCGAAGTGGCGGCGATGCGGGAGGAGATGGTCGCGTTCGTGACCGGGCTGATCCTGGTCGGCGCCCGGGAGGCCCGCCGCGACCCGTCACTGCCCGAGCGTGAGGTCGCCGGTCTCGCCGAGGGCCTCGTCGGTGCCGCCGAGGCCCTCGCCGCCTGGGCCAACGCCACCCCCGGCATCACCGCCCGCCAGGCCGCGGCCACCCTCATGAACTTCGCCTGGGCCGGCCTGGGCGACCTGATGGAGGGGCGCCCCTGGACACCGCCGATCGCGAGCGAACCCGGGGGGTGACGTTCGCGGGGCGGCCGCGGGGCGTGGGTGGTTGCTCGCGCAGTTCACCGCGCCCCGGAAAGACGCTGGGTGCGCCCCATGCCGTCAAGGGGCGCGGCGACCGGCGCGACCGGCCCCCACCCCGTTACCGTCTTCGTAGCCCCGCGGGCGAACAGCCGACTCCCGCACTCCCGCCGGTGCGCTCAGGCGACGAGCGGGTACACGTGGCCCCTCACATGAACCCGTCCGCCGCCCGGGCCGGAGGCGTCGCCGCCGCGCAGTTCGAAGCCGCCCCAGGCCTGTCCGTCCGCCGCGTACGTCACCGCGCCCGGCAGCGGTACCGGCGCGCGGAACTCCGCGCGGACGAGGGTCGCCGGGGGTGCGCCGTGCTCGGCGAGGCAGCGGGCCACGGTCCACATGCCGTGCGCGATCGCCCGGGGGAAGCCGAACAGGCGGGCGCCGAGCGGATGCAGATGGATCGGATTCCGGTCCCCGGACACCGCCCCGTACCGCCGCCCCACATCCCCGGCCAACCGCCACTCGGCGACGGCGGGCAACGGCTTCCGACCCTCCCGCGACCGCTCGCCCCGCGATGGTTCGTCCCGCGGCCGCTCGCCCCGCGATGGTTCGTCCCGCGGCCGCTCGCCCCGCGATGGTTCCTCCCGCGACCGCTCACCCCCGCCGCCCGGCGCGTCCTCGTTCCGCCGGTGCCGGGCGAGATACGTGCTCCGCGATTCCCACGCGATCCCGACCCCGTCCCCGACCCCGTCCCCGTCCCGGACCCCGACCCCGTCCCTGTCCTCGCGCCCGTCCCGCACCTCGGTCACGACCGTCGCCTCGGTGCCCCGGCGATGGGGCGCCAACTCGTCGACGTACACGGTGATCTGGTACTCCCCGGTGGCGGGCAGCCGGCGCCGCCGGGTGATCTCGATCGACGTGTGCACGAGCCCGAGGAGGGGCAGCGGGAAGTCCCGGCCGGCCATGATCCGCATGGCGAGCGGAAACCCGAGGACGTGCGGATACGTCAGCGGAACCGCGTCCTCCCCGGTGGGGAACCCGCAGACCCGCTCGTACGCGGCGAGCCGGGCGAGGTCGATCCGGACGCCGGGCAGGACGAGCCGGGGGAACCTGGTGGGAGACGTGGGCCGGGAGGCCGCGCGGGGGAGCTTGAGGCTCTTGCACGGCGAGAGGAGGGCGCCCTGGGCGAGACGGGAGCCGAGGGAGGGCGGTTGCGTGAGGGTGAGGGTGTGCATCGGACGGATTCCCCCTTCGCCGGTGGTGCTCGCCGTGGTGTTCGCCGTGGAGCTCCCCGCCGTGGTGCTCCTGTGCCGCGACCGCGGACCACGACCTCCAGGACGGCCTTCTTACCCGGAAGTCATGTTACCCGAGGTAATGCCCTGGTAAGGCTTCGATGGACGCCAGAACTGAACGACCCTCAGGTAACTTGGCACGCCCTTGACCTGCGCTTGAGCCGCGCGCAGGTGGCCGGCGACACTGCACACCCCCGGCCCGGTTCCATCTCCGGACTATCGCCACACTCACACCAACCTCACACACCAACCCCGTACGATCCGGACACACCGAACGCCCAGGAGTCGCCCGTGTCCAGCCTCGAACACACCGAACCCGCGCTGGTGGAACCCGAGTTGAAGCGGCTGGACGGCACCGTGCGAGAGGCGTACGTCCCCGCGCTCGCCGCGCCCGTGACCTACGGCTCGCTCGCGGACATCCCCTTCGACAACGCGACCCACGAGCCCGACTCGGTCGTCCTCAGCCGCAAGCGCAGCGGTACAGCCACGGGCACGGGAACAGGTGCAGGGACAGACACAGGCACAGGCACAGGCACGGACAAGGGCAGGGACGCGGGCAAGGGGGAGGGCGGCTGGCGGGACGTGACGGCGGCCGAGTTCGCCGCCGAGGTGCTCGCGCTGGCGAAGGGCCTGATCGCCGACGGTCTGATGCCGGGTGACCGTATCGCCATCATGGCGCGGACGACGTACGAGTGGACGCTCCTGGACTTCGCGGCCTGGGCGGCGGGCCTGGTGACGGTCCCCGTCTATCCGACCTCCTCCGTCTTCCAGACCCGCTGGATCCTCCAGGACTCCGGAGCGGTGGCGCTGGCCGTGGAGACGTCGGGCCAGGCCGCCGCCCTCGGCCCCGAACTCGACCGCATCCCCGACCTGCGCCACATGTGGGTCTTCGAGAAGGGCCACCTGGACCGGCTCGCCGAGCTGGGCCGTGATGTGTCGGACCAGGAAGTGGCCGTACGACGTGGGGTGTTGGGACCCGACACCCTGGCGACCCTGATCTACACCTCGGGTACGACCGGCCGTCCCAAGGGCTGCGCCCTCACCCACGGCAACTTCTGCGCCGAGGTCGACAACGCGATCGACCTCCTCTACCCCATCTTCCGCGCGAGGACGGACGAGGAGGCCTCCACTCTCCTCTTCCTCCCTCTCGCCCATGTCTTCGGCCGCATGGTGGCGATCGCCTGCATGCGGGCGCGGATCCGCGTCGGCCACTCCCCGAGCTTCCGCACGGAGGACCTCCTCGCCGACCTCAAGACCTTCCGGCCGACGTTCCTGCTCCTGATCCCCTACGTCCTGGAGAAGGTCTTCAACACGGCCCGCGCCTCAGCCGAACGCATGGGCCGCGCGTCGTCGTACGACCGTGCCTCGGCCGTCGCCCGCCGCTACGGCGAGGCCCTGGAGGCGGAGCAGCACGGAACCGGCCCCGGCCCCTCCGCGTTCCTGAAGGCGGCCCGCACCTTCTACGACCCCCTGGTCTACCGCCGCATCCGCAAGGCACTGGGCGGCCGGGTCCGTTACGTCATCTGCGGCGGCAGCCCCCTCGGCCGCCGCCTGGCCGCCTTCTTCGCCGGCGCGGGCATCGACGTCTTCGAGGGCTATGGCATGACGGAGACGACGGCCGCCGTCACCGTCACCCCGCCCAACCGCCCCCGCCTGGGCACGGTCGGCCGGCCCCTGCCCGGCACCCGGGTCCGCATAGCCGCCGACGGCGAGATCCTGCTCCACGGCGGCCAGATCTTCCGGGGCTACTGGGACCCTCAGGCCGGGGGCGTCGTCCCGGCGGGCCCCGACGGCTGGTTCGCGACCGGTGACATCGGCCACCTGGACGACGAGGGCTACCTGACGATCACCGGCCGCAAGAAGGAGATCCTCGTCACCGACAGCGGCAAGAACGTGGCCCCGGCCCCGCTGGAGAACTGGCTCCGCTCCCACCCGCTGATCGCCCACGCCATGGTCATCGGCGACCGCCGCCCCTACGTGACCGCCCTGCTGACCCTGGACCCCGAGGGCATCACCCACTGGACCCAGATGAACGCCAAGCAGGACATCCCCCTCGAACGCCTCGCCGACGACCCGGACCTGCGGGCCATCCTGCAACGAGCCGTCGACGAGGCCAACCGCCTGGTCTCCCGCCCCGAATCCATCCGCAGGTTCACGGTCGTCCCCGCCGGCTTCTCGGAGGAGGCGGGCCATCTGACCCCGTCGATGAAGCTGCGGCGGGAGGTCGTGGAGCGGTCCTTCGCGACGGAGATCGAGGGGTTGTACGAGAAATGATGCGGAGGCCGCACGAGAAAGTGATCCGGGGGCCGCACGAGAGAGTGTGCGGGGGCCGCACGAGAGAGTGATGCGGGGGCCGCACGAGAACAGGGCGTGATTCCTCTCCCTGTTTCCCCATCGCTCTACTGACCTGCGGCCGGATCGCCGTCCCCCAGCCCGACCCACCAGTACCCGTCGTCCTTGACCAGCAGCAATTCCTGCTGCTGGTCGGTCCTCTCGTACGTCAGCCGGACGGGATTGAAGTAGTCCACGACCCCCTCCAGCACGGTGACCTCGACATGCCCGCGCGCCCCCTCGCCGAACTCCCGCACATGCTCGTACGCCGCGCCCCGGGTCCCGTCGTACGCGGGCCCCGCAAGCTCCATGAGCCCCTCCACGTCACCGGCCTTGAGCCGCTGCACATACGCCCGTACGACGGTGTCGACGTCCTCGGCGGTCTCCCGGACATCGGGATACTCGGACTTCCCGGCCCGCACGGTCACATCGATGCGGGGCGAGTCGGCGACCGCGTACGGCGCCCGGAACCAGTTCCACCACACGACCCCGACCGCCCCGAGAACGACGACGAGCCCACCACAGCACAGCAGAACGCCCCGCTTCTTCATCACCCTTGCTCCGCCCCGCAACGCCCCGCCCCGTCCCGTCCCGTTTTCGCCGACCGGACCACCCCTCGGCCGACTCCTCCATAGAGAGTCGTTTCAGCCGGACTCGGTTGTACCCGCCGACGAACTTCCCGGCTCAACAGTCCGTCGCACGGGTGGGCGTACGCATGGGTGTGCGTGCGTCGGCCGGGGCGGAACGCCGCTGAGCCGTCGTCCCCGACACCACGTTCCGCTCGCCTTCCCGAAACTCGGATGTTTTTGGCGTGACGCCGCTGCCCGGTCGGCGCGGAAAAGGCTGTCGGGGAAAAGGCCCCGGCGGGAATGCCGCCGTCGAGTTCTCAGGATTTCCACATTCCGTGCGCTGGTCCTCTGCCTCGGCTTTCGTCTCCTTTCCCTTCCGTCCCTGGTGGAACTCCGGTCGCCGTAAGGAAATGCAAGCAAGCCGAAATTACGTCAAGAAAAGCGATCGGTGTTTTCAGGACTTTGCCTGCCGGGAGGGGCAACGAAATCGTTTCTGCATATCTACGATTCCGAACCATGACCGACACTCCACGGGACGACTCCGCCACCCGTGCGCGCTGGCAGACATGTCTCAGGCTCGCCCGCGAACTCCTTCTCGTCGGGCCGGACGACAAGGACCTCAAACTCGGCTATCTCCACACCCTGATCGACACGGGCCGCCTCGGCCCCACCCACCACCCGCGCAAGAAGATCCTCGTCATCGGCGCCGGTATCACCGGTCTCGTCGCCGGCCGTCTGCTCAAGGACGCCGGCCACGACGTCACCATCATCGAGGCCAACGAGAGCCGGGTCGGCGGACGTATCAAGACGTTCCGTGCCACCAGGCACCACCAGCCCTTCGAGGACCCCGCCCAGTACGCGGAGGCCGGCGCCATGCGGCTGCCCGACTTCCATCCGCTCGTTCTCGCCCTCGTCGACAAGCTCGGGCTCGGCCGCCGCCAGTTCTACAACGTGGACGTGGATCCCTCCACCGGCAGTGGCCCCGAGGTCCCCGTCCCCCCGGTGACGTACACCTCCTTCACCGGCCGGACCTGGAGCTACGGCGACGACAGCCCCGACTTCCGCGAGCCCGACAAGCGGGGCAACTCCTGGATCCGGGCCAACCGCGTCCAGGTGCGGCGCGCCGACTACGCCACGACCCCCGAACGGATCAACGAGGGCTTCCACCTCACCGGCG from the Streptomyces sp. NBC_00310 genome contains:
- a CDS encoding GNAT family N-acetyltransferase — its product is MPLTFHLDPPLTPTLHDGILTLWSDVSNAGGAVGFVPPVTPEVIRPELLKHLVAMAEGRHRLLLGLDSTGTPAATAFFSFNTHRLMTHWVWLYTVMVHPAHQGKGYGHALMRAAETTARDFDGIDAIRLSCRGGLGLERFYASCGYKEVGRVPGAIRVAPDDHRDDITMLLPLT
- a CDS encoding DUF4229 domain-containing protein; this encodes MLRYTLMRLGIFVGCFVVVWALVYSGIAPRGLGASNGMWVVVLALLVSAPISFVALRKERDRASVRIAPHLDRSIDRVKSNLAANRSQEDEADDEARTRTPETAEDAKSDEATKSDGATKAGEATKSGEAVKSDEAVKSDEAVKTAQPASGKAS
- a CDS encoding TetR/AcrR family transcriptional regulator, with the translated sequence MGAVKSKRMPRAVREQQMLDAAVRTFGQHGYRAASMDEIAELAGVSKPLVYLYLNSKEDLFTACIRREAKALTTAVRAGVNPELPADRQLWEGLLAFFTHTAHNPDAWAVLHLQARTHGEPFAAEVAAMREEMVAFVTGLILVGAREARRDPSLPEREVAGLAEGLVGAAEALAAWANATPGITARQAAATLMNFAWAGLGDLMEGRPWTPPIASEPGG
- a CDS encoding MaoC/PaaZ C-terminal domain-containing protein translates to MHTLTLTQPPSLGSRLAQGALLSPCKSLKLPRAASRPTSPTRFPRLVLPGVRIDLARLAAYERVCGFPTGEDAVPLTYPHVLGFPLAMRIMAGRDFPLPLLGLVHTSIEITRRRRLPATGEYQITVYVDELAPHRRGTEATVVTEVRDGREDRDGVGVRDGDGVGDGVGIAWESRSTYLARHRRNEDAPGGGGERSREEPSRGERPRDEPSRGERPRDEPSRGERSREGRKPLPAVAEWRLAGDVGRRYGAVSGDRNPIHLHPLGARLFGFPRAIAHGMWTVARCLAEHGAPPATLVRAEFRAPVPLPGAVTYAADGQAWGGFELRGGDASGPGGGRVHVRGHVYPLVA
- a CDS encoding AMP-dependent synthetase/ligase, with product MSSLEHTEPALVEPELKRLDGTVREAYVPALAAPVTYGSLADIPFDNATHEPDSVVLSRKRSGTATGTGTGAGTDTGTGTGTDKGRDAGKGEGGWRDVTAAEFAAEVLALAKGLIADGLMPGDRIAIMARTTYEWTLLDFAAWAAGLVTVPVYPTSSVFQTRWILQDSGAVALAVETSGQAAALGPELDRIPDLRHMWVFEKGHLDRLAELGRDVSDQEVAVRRGVLGPDTLATLIYTSGTTGRPKGCALTHGNFCAEVDNAIDLLYPIFRARTDEEASTLLFLPLAHVFGRMVAIACMRARIRVGHSPSFRTEDLLADLKTFRPTFLLLIPYVLEKVFNTARASAERMGRASSYDRASAVARRYGEALEAEQHGTGPGPSAFLKAARTFYDPLVYRRIRKALGGRVRYVICGGSPLGRRLAAFFAGAGIDVFEGYGMTETTAAVTVTPPNRPRLGTVGRPLPGTRVRIAADGEILLHGGQIFRGYWDPQAGGVVPAGPDGWFATGDIGHLDDEGYLTITGRKKEILVTDSGKNVAPAPLENWLRSHPLIAHAMVIGDRRPYVTALLTLDPEGITHWTQMNAKQDIPLERLADDPDLRAILQRAVDEANRLVSRPESIRRFTVVPAGFSEEAGHLTPSMKLRREVVERSFATEIEGLYEK